From a single Leucoraja erinacea ecotype New England chromosome 38, Leri_hhj_1, whole genome shotgun sequence genomic region:
- the LOC129714087 gene encoding G-protein coupled receptor 4-like has protein sequence MIHTVSTDIDHSNMNDSANNALSCNETMCGIRFGESDTALALMYGITFLVSLTMNCLTLWPIILQVKQKNVLGIYLLSLTISDLLYALTIPLWVIYYYSGHRWRFGWVTCHLSGFIFYSNVYISILMLCCISVDRYLAIVYPMRSKNIRRPSKAIMLSLLIFISVFTVHLLVILCTINDKGPDMLNLTCYEHIPLVKPVAFGNYIRFFIGFLLPLLLLIFCYQRILKGVRNSLSLQDELKTKVKQLSISVIIIFLICFGPYHIILLARTINFSMMDCTCQFEHKVHIYFNISLAFSSLNSAVDPILYVLVSDNAKKDLKKSFAAIRYGCFKKRLSSYPCTMTTRTHV, from the coding sequence ATGATCCACACAGTGAGTACGGACATAGACCATTCGAATATGAACGACTCGGCCAACAATGCGCTGTCCTGCAATGAGACAATGTGTGGAATTCGCTTTGGAGAAAGTGACACTGCCCTGGCCTTGATGTACGGCATCACCTTCCTGGTCAGTCTGACCATGAATTGTCTCACCCTCTGGCCAATCATCCTGCAGGTCAAGCAGAAGAACGTCCTTGGCATCTACCTCTTGAGCCTCACCATCTCCGATCTCCTGTACGCTCTGACCATCCCCCTCTGGGTCATCTACTACTACAGCGGTCACCGCTGGAGGTTTGGCTGGGTGACCTGCCACCTCTCGGGCTTTATCTTCTACTCCAATGTCTACATCAGCATCCTCATGCTCTGTTGTATTTCCGTTGACCGCTACCTGGCCATAGTCTATCCCATGAGGTCAAAGAACATCCGTCGGCCCAGCAAGGCCATCATGCTCAGCCTGCTCATCTTCATATCCGTCTTTACTGTCCACCTTCTGGTCATCCTCTGTACCATCAACGACAAGGGTCCCGACATGCTCAACCTCACCTGCTATGAGCACATCCCCCTGGTCAAGCCGGTGGCCTTTGGCAACTACATCCGGTTCTTCATCGGCTTCCTGCTACCTCTCCTCCTTCTCATCTTTTGCTACCAGCGAATTCTCAAAGGGGTCAGGAATAGCTTGAGCCTCCAGGACGAGCTGAAGACCAAGGTCAAGCAACTCTCCATCTCGGTCATCATCATTTTCCTCATCTGCTTTGGCCCCTACCATATCATCCTCTTGGCCAGAACCATCAACTTCTCTATGATGGACTGCACCTGCCAATTCGAACATAAGGTTCACATCTACTTCAACATCTCCTTGGCTTTCTCCAGCCTCAACAGTGCTGTGGACCCCATCCTGTATGTACTGGTCAGTGACAATGCCAAGAAGGACCTGAAGAAGTCTTTTGCCGCCATTAGATACGGATGCTTCAAGAAGAGGCTCTCCAGTTATCCCTGCACGATGACCACAAGGACCCATGTTTAA
- the LOC129714088 gene encoding adenosine receptor A1-like, with translation MDVFVDVPSNLSHGKINCTTDFLHIKAGYFFVEVFTAFFAVLGNIFICFVVVRRRKLRTVTNFFLVSLAVADMLVGAIAIPCALLSDLGLPVCRYYLCVLMLCSMLVLTQASIFGLFAVAVERYIAVLAPFRYQQLVTNRSAAMVIFGSWALAVVIGLVPLMGWRKAATPNETCIFYNIIDQTYMVYFNFILCMLLPLLAMFVIYAKIFTEARRQIRRIAERHVNISVEEKRRRVVRKELRTATSLFILLFCFTLSWIPIHILNCIELFCPHYHIPTPLMLATIILSHANSVVNPIVYVFRIRTFWDAFRDLFPCLGVFSKHFKPDFTGIPLGNRCDVLPGN, from the coding sequence ATGGATGTGTTTGTTGATGTCCCATCCAATTTGTCCCACGGTAAAATCAATTGTACCACTGATTTTCTCCACATCAAGGCAGGGTATTTTTTCGTGGAAGTCTTCACAGCTTTCTTTGCCGTCCTGGGGAACATTTTTATCTGTTTTGTCGTGGTCAGGAGACGAAAGTTGAGGACAGTGACTAATTTCTTCCTGGTGTCGTTGGCTGTTGCGGACATGTTGGTGGGCGCTATTGCAATTCCCTGTGCCCTACTGTCTGATCTCGGCCTCCCGGTGTGCAGGTACTACCTGTGTGTCCTCATGTTGTGCAGCATGTTGGTGCTGACCCAAGCCTCCATCTTCGGGCTGTTTGCCGTGGCGGTGGAGCGGTACATCGCCGTGCTAGCTCCCTTCCGCTACCAGCAGCTGGTGACCAACAGGTCCGCGGCCATGGTCATCTTTGGCTCCTGGGCGCTGGCGGTGGTCATCGGCCTGGTGCCGCTGATGGGTTGGCGCAAGGCGGCTACGCCCAACGAGACGTGCATCTTCTACAACATCATTGACCAGACCTACATGGTCTACTTCAACTTCATCCTCTGCATGCTGCTCCCACTGCTGGCCATGTTTGTCATCTACGCCAAGATCTTCACCGAGGCCCGCAGGCAGATCAGGAGAATAGCCGAGAGACACGTCAACATCAGCGTGGAGGAGAAGCGCCGGAGGGTTGTccggaaggaactgcggacggCCACCTCCCTCTTCATTCTTCTTTTCTGCTTCACCCTCAGTTGGATCCCTATCCACATCCTCAACTGCATCGAGCTGTTCTGCCCACATTACCACATCCCGACCCCTCTCATGCTCGCCACCATCATCTTGTCCCACGCCAACTCGGTGGTCAACCCCATAGTCTACGTCTTCAGGATAAGGACCTTCTGGGATGCGTTCCGGGACCTCTTCCCTTGCCTGGGCGTCTTCAGCAAACACTTCAAGCCCGACTTTACCGGCATCCCATTGGGCAACAGGTGTGATGTGTTGCCGGGGAACTGA
- the LOC129714044 gene encoding putative transcription factor Ovo-like 1 gives MDPFTSSLVLLTQLAPASTSTLNASPSINIAAATGKVKAAYTEGHFVCLYCWKAFPLQRMLTRHLRSHSAVKRHVCTFCGKGFNDTFDLKRHMRTHTGIRPYKCELCDKAFTQRCSLESHLKKVHNVHQHYAYRQRRSKVFVCEDCGFTSNQGDAYVLHIRDQHPRSPAVYTYLRKHSSIHDRIRIFFPHYL, from the exons ATGGACCCATTTACATCAAGCCTGGTGCTGTTGACACAGCTGGCTCCAGCCTCGACTTCCACGCTCAACGCTTCCCCTTCGATAAACATTGCGGCCGCCACGG GCAAGGTGAAGGCAGCATATACTGAGGGACACTTTGTCTGCCTCTACTGCTGGAAGGCATTCCCTCTACAACGCATGCTAACCCGCCACCTGAGGTCCCACAGCGCGGTGAAGAGGCACGTCTGCACCTTCTGCGGGAAAGGTTTCAATGACACCTTCGATCTGAAGaggcacatgcgcacacacacag gcattcggccctacaagtgtGAGCTGTGTGACAAGGCATTCACACAACGGTGCTCGCTGGAATCTCACCTGAAGAAGGTCCACAACGTGCACCAGCACTACGCCTACAGGCAACGCCGATCCAAGGTGTTTGTGTGCGAAGATTGTGGCTTCACATCCAATCAAGGGGATGCGTACGTCCTCCACATCCGAGACCAGCACCCCAGGAGTCCTGCCGTGTACACGTACCTACGCAAACACTCCTCAATCCACGACAGGATCAGGATATTCTTCCCACACTATCTGTAA